Proteins encoded by one window of Nitrospirota bacterium:
- a CDS encoding glutaminyl-peptide cyclotransferase — MARISPQTGQVTGWIDLAGLLSPEERKGAGVLNGIAYDAEGDRLFVTGKRWPRLFQIELLPSGPTKVMI, encoded by the coding sequence ATCGCCCGGATATCACCACAGACCGGACAGGTGACGGGCTGGATAGACCTGGCCGGTCTCCTCTCCCCGGAGGAGCGCAAAGGGGCCGGCGTCTTAAACGGCATTGCCTATGACGCCGAGGGGGACCGACTCTTTGTGACCGGCAAACGATGGCCGAGGCTCTTCCAGATCGAACTCCTACCCTCCGGCCCCACGAAAGTTATGATATAA